The Pseudomonas sp. FP2309 genome has a window encoding:
- a CDS encoding replication protein — protein sequence MYHDRTRAGFFSLLVDSQGEKRQSSHRLADMPKVLSLLDKKRDTWMSQAEFIRPNRRVVNLLRLGLLFADLDTYRVPALAGRAPDQLAASVLYFCAEEGLPPPSVLIYSGRGIQAKWLLEGTIPRQALPRWNACQRYLVDRLAHVGADPMAKDASRVLRTVETVNSKSGKVCRVVHVQSGLDGQPIRYNFEYLAEALLPAARWTIEQQRQEQQKQAEQRATGKRFLLVPGSKADNLRGFSGRQLAWDRLEDLRKLAELRGGVGEGSRMQHLFWRLNFLLLSGATNSKLMYHEAAALARELDPQWNSRSKELMTLFSKAKAYEAGDKVSFGGKDYAPLYTPKNDTLINLFGITADEQRQLKTIVSRVEAAERDRRRHELRRRAAGSVDRETYLESANAKQAQAQALRREGLSVRAIAKRMAVSVGAVSGYLKAPAVECSKSVRITNGEAPAL from the coding sequence ATGTACCACGATAGGACGAGAGCCGGTTTTTTTTCGTTGCTCGTCGACTCCCAAGGTGAAAAGCGCCAGTCCTCTCATCGTTTGGCTGATATGCCAAAAGTGCTCAGTTTGTTGGACAAAAAACGTGACACGTGGATGTCCCAGGCAGAGTTTATCCGACCCAATCGGCGAGTCGTTAATCTTCTGCGGCTTGGCCTGCTGTTCGCCGACCTCGACACCTACCGCGTGCCCGCGCTGGCTGGGCGAGCGCCTGACCAACTGGCCGCGTCCGTCCTATACTTCTGCGCCGAAGAGGGCTTGCCGCCGCCGTCCGTGCTGATCTACAGCGGCCGGGGCATACAGGCCAAATGGTTGCTGGAGGGCACCATTCCACGACAGGCCCTACCCCGCTGGAACGCCTGCCAACGCTACCTTGTGGATCGCCTCGCGCACGTCGGGGCCGACCCAATGGCCAAGGACGCCAGCCGCGTGCTGCGTACCGTCGAGACGGTCAACAGCAAGAGCGGCAAAGTCTGCCGCGTGGTTCACGTCCAGAGCGGCCTTGATGGTCAGCCGATCCGCTACAACTTCGAGTATCTGGCCGAGGCCCTGCTACCGGCAGCCCGATGGACTATCGAGCAGCAACGGCAGGAGCAACAGAAACAGGCCGAACAGCGCGCAACGGGTAAGCGTTTCCTTTTGGTGCCCGGCAGCAAAGCTGACAATCTGCGCGGGTTTTCCGGCCGACAGCTCGCGTGGGATCGGCTGGAAGACCTGCGCAAGCTGGCCGAGCTGCGCGGTGGTGTCGGTGAGGGCAGCCGGATGCAGCACCTGTTTTGGCGATTGAATTTCCTGCTGCTGTCCGGGGCGACCAATAGCAAGCTGATGTACCACGAAGCGGCCGCGCTGGCCCGCGAACTTGATCCGCAGTGGAATAGCCGCTCGAAAGAGCTTATGACCCTGTTCAGCAAGGCCAAAGCCTATGAGGCCGGGGACAAAGTTAGCTTTGGTGGCAAGGACTACGCGCCGCTGTACACGCCGAAGAACGACACCCTTATCAACTTGTTCGGGATCACTGCCGACGAACAACGCCAGCTCAAGACTATTGTCAGTCGGGTCGAGGCTGCAGAGCGCGATAGGAGGCGCCATGAGCTTCGGAGGCGAGCTGCCGGTTCTGTAGACCGAGAAACCTACCTTGAGTCTGCCAACGCTAAGCAGGCGCAGGCGCAGGCCCTCAGACGCGAAGGCCTGAGCGTGCGAGCCATCGCTAAGCGAATGGCGGTGTCCGTGGGAGCCGTCTCGGGCTATCTCAAAGCTCCGGCCGTAGAGTGTTCAAAGTCCGTCCGTATTACTAATGGCGAAGCCCCCGCGCTTTGA
- a CDS encoding CopG family transcriptional regulator has protein sequence MTGGTEEKAPARRRGKPIEVWVTDEEKAAITERAEEAGMSRSGYLRALGLNTPIRSVVDLTAVADLAKVNGDLGRVAGLLKLWLAEKYGRGAEPVDIESLMVSFRVLQAQVRDLMSRIVYERK, from the coding sequence ATGACAGGCGGCACCGAAGAAAAGGCCCCAGCTCGTCGACGTGGCAAGCCAATCGAGGTTTGGGTTACCGATGAGGAGAAAGCGGCGATCACAGAGCGGGCTGAAGAGGCTGGCATGTCCCGGTCTGGCTACCTTCGTGCCCTTGGGTTGAACACACCGATCAGGTCGGTTGTTGACCTGACCGCCGTGGCCGACTTGGCCAAGGTGAATGGCGACCTTGGGCGGGTCGCTGGACTGCTGAAACTTTGGCTTGCGGAGAAGTACGGTCGAGGTGCAGAACCTGTAGACATTGAGAGCTTGATGGTGAGTTTTCGAGTTCTTCAAGCACAGGTTCGGGATTTAATGAGCCGAATAGTATATGAGCGGAAATAA
- the trbL gene encoding P-type conjugative transfer protein TrbL: protein MDTRLLLFLALASAFVSGDAMAATDLSHADTSVQGLLDLVLQQSHQWSGKLYDYAIRLFWLLASIQFVWTFIPLVMKQADFGEIVGELLRFVLVVGFFLAVMKYSVEWSSAIVDSFRDAAASASGLGRALEPGDMLAVALDFGRTMVKGISVFSPAKGLLIAVCAILVLACFAFIAAFMFVTLVESYVIINASVLFFGFGGSQWTRDFAIAPMRFTVAIGAKLFVLTLIVGLIVQSAKQWLAAYTNDEASLMTMVGLALVCCYLTKTIPDLIGGMISGTSMGGGSAIGGMAAAGAAGAAAAIATIATAGAAAPAAAGAASAGGISGGGMAGAINSSIAGASSAGAASPVGGATFPGVGASTGGGAAAKVASSAGAKIGGGAATPSATSSNSVQQPAKQAGKAAQSGGDNDQKATPKGGAVSSGNALSQAANGGAKALGVIASLTVPGMENAHSASLGAGPPLPAPSDSSSPTSAEPAGEAAGMESNVIRPDTNTSSSSGRLDVSRITSSNDQPEK from the coding sequence ATGGATACTCGCCTACTGTTGTTCCTCGCCTTGGCGAGTGCATTTGTGAGCGGAGATGCTATGGCCGCGACCGACCTTTCCCATGCCGACACATCGGTGCAGGGCCTACTCGACCTCGTTTTGCAGCAGTCGCATCAGTGGTCAGGAAAGCTGTATGACTATGCGATCAGATTATTCTGGCTATTAGCCTCGATTCAGTTCGTCTGGACGTTCATACCTTTGGTCATGAAGCAAGCCGACTTCGGCGAGATTGTCGGCGAGCTGCTGCGCTTCGTGCTGGTGGTCGGCTTCTTCCTTGCTGTTATGAAGTACTCGGTGGAGTGGTCATCTGCCATTGTCGATAGTTTCCGCGATGCGGCTGCGTCTGCGAGCGGCCTCGGGCGTGCATTAGAACCCGGCGATATGCTGGCGGTTGCACTGGATTTCGGCCGCACTATGGTAAAGGGCATATCAGTGTTTTCTCCGGCCAAAGGACTTCTGATCGCAGTATGCGCAATCCTTGTATTGGCGTGTTTCGCCTTCATCGCTGCATTCATGTTCGTAACGCTCGTAGAGTCTTACGTCATCATCAATGCTTCGGTGCTGTTCTTTGGCTTTGGCGGCTCACAATGGACGCGTGATTTTGCGATCGCCCCAATGCGCTTCACCGTCGCAATCGGAGCCAAGCTGTTCGTCTTAACGCTAATCGTCGGCTTGATAGTCCAGTCGGCCAAACAGTGGTTGGCCGCCTACACCAATGACGAAGCGTCGTTGATGACGATGGTCGGTCTGGCCTTGGTGTGCTGCTATCTGACGAAGACTATTCCCGACCTGATCGGCGGCATGATTAGCGGCACGTCGATGGGTGGCGGGTCAGCCATCGGTGGTATGGCGGCCGCCGGTGCTGCCGGTGCAGCGGCGGCAATCGCAACCATCGCCACGGCCGGGGCGGCCGCTCCTGCTGCTGCCGGTGCAGCGAGTGCCGGAGGCATCAGCGGCGGCGGTATGGCAGGGGCGATCAACTCCAGTATTGCCGGTGCAAGCTCCGCTGGTGCTGCCTCGCCAGTAGGTGGCGCTACGTTCCCCGGCGTAGGGGCCAGCACTGGCGGCGGCGCAGCGGCCAAGGTGGCGAGTTCCGCAGGTGCGAAGATTGGCGGTGGTGCAGCTACCCCATCGGCTACGTCCAGCAACAGCGTCCAGCAGCCCGCTAAGCAGGCCGGGAAGGCCGCACAGAGCGGCGGTGACAATGATCAGAAAGCAACACCGAAAGGGGGAGCTGTTAGTTCCGGCAACGCACTGTCTCAAGCAGCCAATGGTGGTGCAAAAGCGCTTGGCGTAATTGCCTCGCTGACAGTGCCGGGCATGGAGAATGCCCACTCAGCGTCGCTTGGCGCTGGTCCTCCATTGCCAGCCCCCAGTGACTCCAGTTCGCCCACGTCCGCAGAGCCAGCTGGAGAAGCCGCAGGCATGGAATCCAACGTCATTCGACCAGATACGAACACCAGTTCGAGTTCCGGCCGCCTCGACGTTTCGAGAATAACCTCAAGCAACGACCAACCGGAGAAATAA
- a CDS encoding LuxR family transcriptional regulator: MVDMKKQTTIAIWEGCDASVAEALHRFLDRWEPYSTASKRYPIVRLVEELIDAAVASYAETLPSRYQDHIPGAGTNVAFSAIIQLVGIAAMVRLQRQLLRAFVLTHDKQSGDDRCFIATLETLIELVLACKRKQPYTKDMDGLNGQRLKGFCRFCGARAELALFAEGEGQRDLDEHLRLSNLYCTTHRPKTPDGRWNPAYRQAMRSVAQFDLELARLSRQCAIRAEPKAKSGDELVDAYIFRYMLSQTLHLADEAELRNLARLMVDMKLTDRRKQILVLQKLGFNQSEIARRLEIERQAVSKTLRSIPDCFRLSTA, encoded by the coding sequence ATGGTTGACATGAAAAAACAAACGACCATAGCTATTTGGGAGGGGTGTGATGCCTCCGTCGCAGAGGCCCTTCACCGATTCCTTGATCGCTGGGAGCCCTACTCCACAGCATCTAAACGCTATCCGATCGTTCGTCTGGTCGAAGAGCTTATCGACGCTGCCGTGGCGTCATATGCCGAAACGCTTCCATCGCGTTATCAGGACCATATACCCGGGGCAGGAACGAATGTAGCGTTCAGCGCGATTATCCAGCTTGTTGGCATTGCCGCTATGGTGCGCCTACAGCGTCAGCTGCTACGAGCTTTTGTTCTGACTCACGACAAGCAGTCGGGGGATGATCGCTGCTTCATTGCGACGCTTGAGACGTTGATAGAACTGGTGCTGGCATGTAAGCGCAAGCAGCCGTATACCAAGGATATGGACGGTTTGAACGGTCAACGCTTGAAGGGGTTTTGTAGATTCTGCGGCGCGCGAGCAGAGCTAGCATTGTTCGCAGAAGGTGAAGGTCAGCGTGACCTTGATGAACACCTACGCCTGAGCAACCTGTACTGCACCACCCACCGCCCAAAGACACCAGATGGACGCTGGAATCCGGCATACAGGCAAGCAATGAGATCGGTAGCGCAGTTCGACCTAGAGCTGGCCAGATTGAGCAGACAATGCGCGATACGAGCAGAGCCTAAGGCAAAGTCAGGTGACGAGCTCGTCGACGCTTATATCTTTCGATACATGCTTAGCCAAACCCTACACCTAGCGGACGAAGCGGAGCTAAGAAATCTCGCTCGATTAATGGTGGACATGAAGCTGACAGACCGAAGAAAGCAAATCCTCGTACTGCAAAAACTTGGCTTCAACCAGTCAGAAATTGCTCGCAGACTGGAGATCGAACGCCAAGCAGTATCCAAAACTCTTCGCTCAATTCCTGATTGCTTTCGACTTTCGACAGCATGA
- a CDS encoding YecA family protein yields MSSTKPGRNKPCPCGSGYKYKFCHYAIDTTKPERPTKNIFNISPEGHELLYSLMNISRQADIPLHELCMENGLYYFKDITIAQWEKITESFAKDSSSTMELLQNAWEETNDAEYFNRMLENCSNISPLIKKREKTISQIVTSHFSEMYEIAIPASFMVIEGLFREYNNISFEANQGISYKINLEPYENTMLYADMSATLYFTKFLNKLMTGKPGDTSIHRNPVMHGADNEFPTKRNSLLLLLTIFEFARLETSLKLWPPKPETKDGKHFLNGYEIKMRENFNPK; encoded by the coding sequence ATGTCCAGCACTAAACCAGGGCGAAATAAGCCGTGCCCTTGCGGCTCCGGGTATAAGTATAAATTTTGCCACTATGCAATCGATACAACCAAACCAGAACGTCCCACAAAAAATATTTTCAATATTAGCCCCGAAGGGCACGAACTCCTATACTCGCTCATGAATATTTCTCGGCAGGCGGATATACCGCTACACGAACTATGCATGGAAAACGGGCTGTATTACTTCAAAGACATAACAATAGCTCAATGGGAAAAAATCACTGAATCCTTTGCAAAGGATTCGTCATCCACAATGGAACTATTGCAGAATGCTTGGGAGGAAACAAACGATGCCGAGTATTTCAATAGAATGCTTGAAAACTGCTCAAATATAAGCCCGCTTATAAAGAAAAGAGAAAAAACAATTTCTCAAATTGTGACCAGCCATTTCAGCGAAATGTATGAGATCGCCATCCCTGCATCATTCATGGTGATCGAGGGACTTTTTAGAGAGTATAACAACATCTCATTCGAGGCGAATCAAGGGATAAGTTACAAGATCAATCTTGAGCCTTATGAAAACACAATGCTTTACGCTGACATGTCCGCAACCTTATACTTCACAAAGTTCCTGAATAAACTTATGACAGGTAAGCCTGGTGACACCTCGATTCATCGAAACCCTGTTATGCACGGCGCAGACAATGAATTCCCCACCAAGCGAAACTCGCTATTACTCTTGCTCACCATATTTGAATTCGCAAGACTAGAAACATCTTTAAAGCTTTGGCCACCGAAACCGGAAACCAAGGACGGAAAACACTTCCTGAACGGATATGAAATAAAAATGAGAGAAAACTTTAATCCAAAATAA
- a CDS encoding TraK family protein: protein MKTPKEGPTGAGRVAFLAHLEEFRSLIQAGWPVTVVYENHGGKNTGLSYSQFARYVGKYIRKPTKRGDQRPRITDEMPSPTTPLVEQKQSGVSTEPSTMSKRQPGFKHDPSSGNNRDDLI from the coding sequence ATGAAAACACCAAAAGAAGGGCCTACAGGCGCAGGCCGGGTAGCATTTTTAGCGCATCTTGAGGAATTTCGTAGCCTGATCCAGGCCGGGTGGCCGGTGACGGTCGTGTACGAGAACCACGGTGGAAAGAACACTGGTCTGAGCTACAGCCAGTTCGCCCGATATGTCGGAAAATACATCCGCAAGCCGACCAAGCGCGGAGACCAGCGACCAAGGATTACAGACGAGATGCCATCTCCAACGACGCCACTGGTAGAACAAAAGCAATCTGGCGTCTCAACGGAGCCAAGCACCATGTCGAAACGTCAACCTGGGTTCAAGCATGATCCTAGTAGCGGCAACAATCGTGACGATCTGATCTAA
- a CDS encoding ATP-dependent endonuclease: MRIERVKIQNFRLLQNVSLGLEDGTTLIVGRNNCGKTSIAEVFRRLLSDRTPSFRLEDFSLGSHEGFWTAFNAFHGEIARSDVAAMLPVVRVTLDISYDVDAPDLGQLSECIVDLDPDCSCARIVLTYGPRATGLETLFAETNAPDTVQEDQRPSFFSLIKKRLAGAYEPRLEAVDPNDPTNRKDLDLKSLTTLIRGGFINAQRGLDDDTHRERDVLGKVVEVLFQSALTDPTDPEKRTTAEQLHGAVEKIQKELHDGFNAGLTSLLPTFELFGYPGLEDPGLTTVTTFDVERLLKDHTQVRYRGVNGLTLPESYNGLGVRNLVYILLQLLKFFREFQATPAAASVHLIFIEEPEAHLHPQMQEVFIRQLHMIKGAFEQQLNGSRPWPVQFVISTHSPHMANEARFETMRYFLSVSGENGIRQSKIKDLRQGMGQAPAPDRDFLYQYLTLTRCDLFFADKAILIEGTSERLLLPTMIAKTDAAAVGEPQLASQYLTIMEVGGAYAHRFHDLLTFLELRTLIVTDIDSVKPNAERKRKACLVSEGLFTSNACLKDWFEAEVTPAQLLAKTPAEKTIGLRRIAYQIPEGNEPGPSGRSFEDAFILANLDRFQLGQGDVASQAYEHAADQKKSAFALKYAIDDTNWNVPRYIAEGLRWLAVGAPVVDAQMAARAMAAVVEVVGEAVAAEGEQGDA; encoded by the coding sequence ATGCGGATCGAGCGCGTTAAGATTCAAAATTTCAGACTGCTTCAGAACGTCAGTCTTGGCCTAGAAGACGGCACAACACTGATCGTCGGGCGCAACAATTGCGGCAAAACCTCCATAGCTGAGGTGTTCCGCCGGCTCCTTTCAGACCGGACTCCCTCTTTCAGGCTTGAAGATTTCTCCCTGGGGAGTCACGAAGGGTTTTGGACGGCATTCAATGCGTTTCACGGCGAAATAGCCCGCTCCGACGTTGCTGCCATGCTTCCCGTTGTCAGGGTCACATTGGACATATCCTATGACGTGGATGCCCCAGACCTGGGGCAGCTCAGCGAATGCATAGTAGACCTAGATCCAGATTGCTCTTGCGCACGCATCGTCTTGACGTATGGACCGCGGGCGACAGGCCTTGAGACGCTTTTCGCAGAAACGAATGCCCCCGACACTGTGCAGGAGGATCAACGTCCTAGCTTCTTCAGCCTGATAAAGAAGCGTTTGGCGGGGGCCTACGAGCCCCGTTTGGAAGCGGTTGACCCCAATGATCCTACGAACCGCAAGGACCTCGACCTAAAATCACTCACCACGTTGATCCGCGGCGGATTCATCAATGCGCAACGGGGCCTGGATGACGATACACACCGAGAGCGCGATGTCCTTGGGAAGGTGGTGGAGGTGCTGTTCCAATCGGCATTGACTGACCCCACAGATCCCGAGAAACGAACTACGGCGGAGCAGCTCCATGGAGCGGTGGAGAAAATTCAAAAGGAGCTGCATGACGGTTTCAACGCTGGACTGACTTCGCTGCTCCCTACGTTCGAGCTTTTCGGCTACCCAGGGCTAGAAGACCCAGGCCTCACCACTGTGACGACCTTCGATGTCGAGCGCCTGCTTAAAGACCACACGCAGGTCAGATACAGGGGGGTAAACGGCCTGACACTCCCGGAAAGCTACAACGGACTCGGCGTCCGTAACCTGGTGTACATCCTTCTGCAATTACTGAAATTCTTCAGAGAGTTTCAAGCTACGCCGGCAGCCGCAAGCGTACACCTCATCTTCATCGAAGAGCCTGAAGCCCACTTGCATCCGCAAATGCAGGAGGTCTTCATCCGACAATTGCACATGATCAAGGGCGCGTTCGAGCAGCAGCTGAATGGCAGCCGTCCGTGGCCAGTGCAGTTTGTAATTTCCACCCACTCTCCACACATGGCCAACGAAGCGCGCTTCGAAACCATGCGTTACTTTCTCTCTGTAAGCGGTGAAAACGGGATTCGGCAGTCCAAGATCAAAGACCTGAGGCAGGGCATGGGCCAGGCTCCTGCACCGGACAGAGATTTTCTCTATCAGTACCTGACGCTCACTCGATGCGACCTGTTCTTTGCAGATAAAGCCATCTTGATCGAGGGGACTTCAGAGCGATTGCTGCTACCAACCATGATCGCCAAAACTGACGCGGCTGCGGTGGGTGAACCTCAGTTGGCTAGTCAGTACTTGACGATTATGGAGGTTGGCGGCGCGTATGCACACCGGTTTCATGATCTACTCACCTTCTTGGAACTGCGCACGCTGATCGTTACCGACATCGACTCCGTCAAACCGAATGCAGAAAGAAAGCGGAAAGCTTGTCTCGTTTCAGAGGGTCTGTTTACGAGCAATGCGTGCCTCAAAGACTGGTTTGAGGCCGAAGTCACTCCTGCCCAACTGCTGGCGAAAACGCCAGCAGAGAAGACCATAGGGTTGAGGCGCATCGCTTACCAAATTCCGGAGGGGAACGAACCCGGGCCTTCAGGCAGAAGCTTTGAGGACGCGTTCATCCTGGCGAACCTTGATCGATTTCAGCTTGGGCAGGGCGATGTCGCATCCCAAGCTTACGAGCATGCGGCGGACCAGAAAAAATCAGCTTTTGCGTTGAAGTACGCGATCGATGATACGAACTGGAACGTGCCTAGATACATTGCTGAAGGATTGCGTTGGCTAGCAGTTGGGGCGCCGGTCGTTGATGCCCAAATGGCTGCTCGGGCCATGGCCGCAGTTGTAGAGGTTGTTGGTGAGGCAGTGGCTGCTGAAGGAGAGCAAGGCGATGCCTGA
- a CDS encoding AlpA family transcriptional regulator: MHSSSKKLIDKKTLLAMIPLCERTIYNFEMKGKFPRRIAVSSRKVVWDLAEIEEWIDTCRESGPAPRPGMAV; encoded by the coding sequence ATGCATTCATCGAGCAAAAAACTAATCGACAAAAAGACACTCCTGGCGATGATCCCGCTGTGTGAGCGCACGATCTATAACTTTGAAATGAAGGGTAAATTTCCACGTCGAATTGCGGTGAGTAGCCGCAAGGTCGTGTGGGATTTAGCCGAGATAGAGGAGTGGATTGATACATGCAGGGAGTCCGGCCCCGCTCCTAGGCCAGGAATGGCAGTCTGA
- the trbJ gene encoding P-type conjugative transfer protein TrbJ — protein sequence MHLKIPRPIKDNTLSENISRKTTSSTLRKILRQASYSVKIVGAAFVGMAVYIAPTPAYAIYCSNCSTFYQQMFEYVEQVNTALNTAEQLQTQIHQYQNMVSQGTSLPNSMFGSIAADLKNVANIYNRSQAIGRQIQDMDSKFNTAFPGFESYLNQAANSAEVPNRDRYEKWSVQGRDNVKTAMKAADLNTAAFESEDAQLARMVSRSQSAVGRMQAIQAGNEIASQNVQQLQKLRDLLATQINLQGNYMAQQVDRKAAGEATEQQFEARENTRGGVKGY from the coding sequence ATGCATCTTAAAATCCCAAGGCCCATCAAAGACAATACGCTGTCAGAAAATATCTCGCGCAAAACAACTTCCTCTACGCTCCGGAAAATCCTTCGCCAAGCTTCCTACAGTGTGAAGATAGTCGGAGCCGCTTTTGTAGGGATGGCCGTATACATCGCTCCTACCCCGGCTTACGCGATCTATTGCTCGAATTGCTCGACGTTCTATCAGCAGATGTTCGAATACGTCGAGCAGGTCAACACGGCACTGAATACCGCCGAGCAACTGCAAACGCAGATTCATCAGTATCAAAACATGGTTTCGCAAGGAACGAGCTTGCCGAATTCGATGTTTGGCAGCATCGCGGCCGATCTGAAAAATGTGGCCAACATCTACAACCGCTCGCAAGCCATAGGGCGACAAATCCAGGACATGGATTCGAAATTCAACACGGCCTTCCCAGGCTTCGAGTCTTACCTGAATCAAGCTGCAAACTCGGCAGAGGTTCCGAACCGTGATCGCTATGAAAAGTGGTCCGTGCAGGGTCGTGACAACGTGAAAACGGCAATGAAAGCAGCGGATTTGAATACTGCCGCCTTCGAGTCTGAAGACGCTCAGCTTGCACGCATGGTTTCACGTTCACAGTCAGCCGTGGGCCGAATGCAGGCCATTCAGGCAGGCAACGAAATCGCCTCACAAAATGTCCAGCAGTTGCAGAAGCTGCGCGACCTACTGGCCACACAAATCAACTTGCAGGGCAACTACATGGCTCAGCAGGTTGATCGAAAGGCTGCGGGCGAGGCAACGGAACAGCAGTTTGAAGCACGTGAAAACACACGCGGTGGCGTGAAGGGGTACTGA